From the genome of Pieris rapae chromosome 5, ilPieRapa1.1, whole genome shotgun sequence, one region includes:
- the LOC110996348 gene encoding probable aminopeptidase NPEPL1 isoform X1, with the protein MILLRTISSVHTTRLSLRISVCRMSSIKFRWGLSASEPEQTPVLFVGQPAHLSALSWQDVRCKLESRVTEEVWRRGLSVTSAGDVSELWPRGAAVGVLPPRRSRHTAPSRNYALSKIVKSALRSAAEEYIVLVCRKRDVLASAVAIARSVPLYSARSGSAPLNSNQPARPANTNLTVEIFIVNHEGDSEDEGTNEQALTDGTLSNEELGTIQDVADSVRLAARITDTPANIMDVDAFVEEACKVAKKLDIAEPTVIRGEALAERGMGGIYGVGKASTKPPALVSLSYMAPGATETVAWVGKGIVYDTGGLSIKARASMVGMKGDCGGAAAVLGAFAAVVRAKPTINLHAVLCIAENSVGPNATRPDDIHQLYSGRTVEINNTDAEGRLVLSDGVVYARRDLKADTIVDVATLTGAQGTATGKYHAAIISNTASLERACVSAGLRSGDLTHALPFAPELHFTEFCSHVADMKNSVADRNNAQPSCAGLFILAHLGFDFPGQWLHVDMAAPAHIGERATGYGVSLLSVLFGKYTNSRLLKALSPLR; encoded by the exons atgatattattaagGACAATATCAAGTGTACATACTACCCGTTTATCACTACGCATATCAG tttgcAGAATGTCATCAATAAAGTTTCGTTGGGGTTTGAGTGCTTCAGAGCCTGAACAGACACCTGTCTTATTTGTGGGGCAGCCAGCTCATCTTTCAGCATTGTCCTGGCAGGATGTAAGGTGCAAGCTTGAGTCAAGAGTAACTGAAGAG GTATGGCGTCGTGGTCTTTCTGTGACATCAGCTGGTGATGTCTCAGAGTTATGGCCCCGTGGTGCTGCTGTTGGTGTACTACCTCCAAGACGTTCTAGGCACACTGCACCCTCAAGAAACTATGCTTTGTCAAAAATTGTCAAGTCAGCACTGCGTTCTGCTGCTGAAGAGTATATTGTT CTGGTATGTCGCAAAAGAGATGTATTAGCCAGTGCCGTGGCCATTGCCAGGTCAGTCCCTCTCTACTCGGCTCGGTCTGGCTCTGCTCCACTGAACTCCAATCAGCCTGCCCGACCAGCTAACACAAATCTCACTGTTGAGATATTCATAGTTAATCATG aaGGTGACTCGGAAGACGAAGGTACCAATGAGCAAGCCCTAACAGATGGGACCCTGTCCAATGAAGAGCTTGGCACTATACAGGATGTAGCTGATTCTGTTCGTCTTGCTGCAAGAATTACAGACACGCCCGCTAACATTATGGATGTGGACGCTTTTGTTGAG GAAGCCTGTAAAGTAGCCAAGAAACTAGATATAGCAGAACCAACAGTTATACGTGGCGAGGCACTGGCTGAACGAGGAATGGGTGGCATCTATGGAGTCGGCAAGGCTTCCACTAAGCCTCCAGCACTGGTTTCCTTGTCTTACATGGCCCCTGGAGCCACAGAGACTGTGGCCTGGGTTGGCAAGGGCATTGTTTATGACACCGGTGGTCTCAGCATCAAAGCCAGG GCTTCAATGGTGGGCATGAAAGGTGATTGCGGTGGGGCAGCAGCGGTGTTAGGTGCCTTTGCAGCTGTAGTTAGAGCTAAACCCACCATCAACTTACATGCTGTCTTGTGTATTGCCGAAAACTCTGTTGGGCCCAATGCTACTAG GCCAGACGACATTCACCAGTTGTACTCTGGTCGCACTGTGGAAATCAACAATACAGATGCGGAAG gtCGTCTGGTACTAAGTGACGGTGTGGTCTACGCCCGTCGGGATTTGAAAGCCGACACCATTGTTGATGTGGCTACACTCACCGGGGCACAG ggCACAGCTACCGGCAAATACCACGCAGCGATTATATCGAACACAGCCAGCCTGGAGCGGGCCTGTGTATCCGCTGGACTGAGATCTGGTGACCTCACACATGCTCTTCCTTTTGCGCCAGAGCTGCACTTCACAGAGTTCTGCAGCCACGTGGCCGACATGAAGAATAGTGTTGCg GATAGAAACAACGCGCAGCCATCTTGTGCTGGTCTCTTCATTTTGGCACATTTAGGCTTCGATTTCCCCGGACAATGGCTGCATGTGGATATGGCTGCGCCTGCGCACATT GGTGAACGAGCAACGGGTTATGGAGTGTCCCTACTGTCCGTGCTATTCGGGAAATATACAAATAGCCGTCTTCTCAAAGCTCTCAGTCCATTACGCTAG
- the LOC110996340 gene encoding origin recognition complex subunit 5 — translation MEELYNIVPCRESQLNDLVELLGDHGETLPCSIFLSGSLATGKTVCVNTVLDYLNLKYVLIDCIECYSAKIMFEEILKIHGDQGTKCDTLSDLINNLNRLSDIIKYDPIVLVFDRAERLRCMDHSIISAFLRLRELCSLNICTIFISQLVYDNFYFKMGVREPIQLYFPNYTKEELLKIILLQHDAFVYYLKHNYEIDSDINQELEKPELFENFLNAFLSVFFRPCRDLIELQHMAKVNFVKYCEPIIKKEINASDLSKLWRNIAPILKTSLEMLYLRISTQNTTEITNDKENDIQPNCDFENTLQLLSTKTFAQSFELPYYAKFLLIAAYLASYNPPKEDKRLFMKNHGKQRKRLQQVRAKAKITEKLNTQLGPKVFNLDRLLAIFYAILEEKIGLTSNLLAQIATLVELKLIAGNKEVDLDSSKYKCIVGYDFISAVAQTVGFNVRKYLYDFI, via the coding sequence ATGGaagaattatacaatatagtGCCTTGTAGAGAAAGTCAACTAAACGATTTAGTTGAACTTTTAGGCGATCATGGAGAAACTTTACCGTGCTCGATATTCCTTAGTGGAAGTTTAGCTACCGGCAAAACTGTCTGTGTAAATACAGTATTAGactatttgaatttaaaatacgttttaattGACTGCATTGAATGTTATTCCgcaaaaattatgtttgaagaaattctaaaaatacatGGAGATCAAGGCACAAAGTGTGATACTTtatcagatttaattaataatctaaacCGTTTATCCGATATAATCAAATACGATCCAATCGTTTTAGTATTTGACAGAGCAGAAAGATTAAGATGTATGGACCATAGTATAATATCCGCTTTCCTCAGACTGCGTGAATTGTGTAGTCTTAATATTTGTACTATTTTCATAAGTCAACTTGTTTACGAtaacttttactttaaaatgggTGTCAGGGAaccaatacaattatattttccaaACTACACTAAAGaagaactattaaaaataattcttctaCAACATGACGCTTTTGTTTACTATCTGAaacataattatgaaatagacAGTGACATCAATCAAGAACTTGAAAAGCCAGAGTTATTTGAAAACTTTCTTAATGCATTCTTAAGCGTGTTCTTCAGACCGTGTCGTGATCTGATCGAGCTGCAACACATGGCGaaagtaaattttgttaaatattgtgAGCCAAtcataaagaaagaaataaatgcGAGTGATCTATCAAAACTTTGGCGTAATATTGCtccaatattaaaaacaagcctagaaatgttatatttaagaataagtaCACAGAACACAACAGAAATAACAAATGATAAAGAGAATGATATTCAACCTAATTGTGATTTTGAAAATACCTTACAACTCTTATCTACTAAGACATTTGCTCAAAGTTTTGAATTACCATATTATGccaaatttttacttattgcAGCTTATTTAGCTAGCTATAATCCACCAAAAGAAGACAAGcgattatttatgaaaaatcatGGAAAACAAAGGAAAAGGCTTCAACAAGTGCGAGCAAAAGCAAAAATAACTGAAAAGCTCAACACACAGCTTGGTCCAAAAGTCTTTAATCTTGATCGCCTTTTAGcaatattttatgcaattttaGAGGAAAAAATTGGTTTAACAAGTAACTTATTGGCTCAAATTGCAACACTTGTTGAATTAAAGCTCATTGCTGGAAATAAAGAGGTGGATCTGGATTCTTCCAAGTATAAATGTATTGTGGGCTATGATTTTATATCAGCAGTAGCCCAAACTGTTGGCTTTaatgtaagaaaatatttatatgatttcatttaa
- the LOC110996348 gene encoding probable aminopeptidase NPEPL1 isoform X2 — protein MSSIKFRWGLSASEPEQTPVLFVGQPAHLSALSWQDVRCKLESRVTEEVWRRGLSVTSAGDVSELWPRGAAVGVLPPRRSRHTAPSRNYALSKIVKSALRSAAEEYIVLVCRKRDVLASAVAIARSVPLYSARSGSAPLNSNQPARPANTNLTVEIFIVNHEGDSEDEGTNEQALTDGTLSNEELGTIQDVADSVRLAARITDTPANIMDVDAFVEEACKVAKKLDIAEPTVIRGEALAERGMGGIYGVGKASTKPPALVSLSYMAPGATETVAWVGKGIVYDTGGLSIKARASMVGMKGDCGGAAAVLGAFAAVVRAKPTINLHAVLCIAENSVGPNATRPDDIHQLYSGRTVEINNTDAEGRLVLSDGVVYARRDLKADTIVDVATLTGAQGTATGKYHAAIISNTASLERACVSAGLRSGDLTHALPFAPELHFTEFCSHVADMKNSVADRNNAQPSCAGLFILAHLGFDFPGQWLHVDMAAPAHIGERATGYGVSLLSVLFGKYTNSRLLKALSPLR, from the exons ATGTCATCAATAAAGTTTCGTTGGGGTTTGAGTGCTTCAGAGCCTGAACAGACACCTGTCTTATTTGTGGGGCAGCCAGCTCATCTTTCAGCATTGTCCTGGCAGGATGTAAGGTGCAAGCTTGAGTCAAGAGTAACTGAAGAG GTATGGCGTCGTGGTCTTTCTGTGACATCAGCTGGTGATGTCTCAGAGTTATGGCCCCGTGGTGCTGCTGTTGGTGTACTACCTCCAAGACGTTCTAGGCACACTGCACCCTCAAGAAACTATGCTTTGTCAAAAATTGTCAAGTCAGCACTGCGTTCTGCTGCTGAAGAGTATATTGTT CTGGTATGTCGCAAAAGAGATGTATTAGCCAGTGCCGTGGCCATTGCCAGGTCAGTCCCTCTCTACTCGGCTCGGTCTGGCTCTGCTCCACTGAACTCCAATCAGCCTGCCCGACCAGCTAACACAAATCTCACTGTTGAGATATTCATAGTTAATCATG aaGGTGACTCGGAAGACGAAGGTACCAATGAGCAAGCCCTAACAGATGGGACCCTGTCCAATGAAGAGCTTGGCACTATACAGGATGTAGCTGATTCTGTTCGTCTTGCTGCAAGAATTACAGACACGCCCGCTAACATTATGGATGTGGACGCTTTTGTTGAG GAAGCCTGTAAAGTAGCCAAGAAACTAGATATAGCAGAACCAACAGTTATACGTGGCGAGGCACTGGCTGAACGAGGAATGGGTGGCATCTATGGAGTCGGCAAGGCTTCCACTAAGCCTCCAGCACTGGTTTCCTTGTCTTACATGGCCCCTGGAGCCACAGAGACTGTGGCCTGGGTTGGCAAGGGCATTGTTTATGACACCGGTGGTCTCAGCATCAAAGCCAGG GCTTCAATGGTGGGCATGAAAGGTGATTGCGGTGGGGCAGCAGCGGTGTTAGGTGCCTTTGCAGCTGTAGTTAGAGCTAAACCCACCATCAACTTACATGCTGTCTTGTGTATTGCCGAAAACTCTGTTGGGCCCAATGCTACTAG GCCAGACGACATTCACCAGTTGTACTCTGGTCGCACTGTGGAAATCAACAATACAGATGCGGAAG gtCGTCTGGTACTAAGTGACGGTGTGGTCTACGCCCGTCGGGATTTGAAAGCCGACACCATTGTTGATGTGGCTACACTCACCGGGGCACAG ggCACAGCTACCGGCAAATACCACGCAGCGATTATATCGAACACAGCCAGCCTGGAGCGGGCCTGTGTATCCGCTGGACTGAGATCTGGTGACCTCACACATGCTCTTCCTTTTGCGCCAGAGCTGCACTTCACAGAGTTCTGCAGCCACGTGGCCGACATGAAGAATAGTGTTGCg GATAGAAACAACGCGCAGCCATCTTGTGCTGGTCTCTTCATTTTGGCACATTTAGGCTTCGATTTCCCCGGACAATGGCTGCATGTGGATATGGCTGCGCCTGCGCACATT GGTGAACGAGCAACGGGTTATGGAGTGTCCCTACTGTCCGTGCTATTCGGGAAATATACAAATAGCCGTCTTCTCAAAGCTCTCAGTCCATTACGCTAG